Part of the Tamandua tetradactyla isolate mTamTet1 chromosome 11, mTamTet1.pri, whole genome shotgun sequence genome, TGGTCCCTTCTCCTGGTGGCCACCTCACGGCCTGTTCCAGTGTCCCCTTGCCCTAGGGACCCTGGTGACAACCCATCCCTTAGGAGTGGGGCCTCCCCTGGAATTCCACAGTAGCTTCCACAGTAGCTTGGCCCCCTGACACCATTTTTCAGGATGGACCACAGCTGGCTCCTTAACCCACCCCCAAAGGCCTCTTTATAGCTGCCCCAGGACCCTGGAGCTTGGAGCCTGTATTTCTGTCCCTGGGACCACCATTACAGAAGAATTCTGCCCCCCTGCCCCTACATGTCCACCCATTATGACTGGGGCCCCATTCAGGGCACAGCTGGGGTTCATCTCCCTGCCCGGGGACCCCGGTGTGTTTGGCCTGAGCCTGTGTCCTTCTTTCCATCCTGAGACTTGCTTGTGGCATTTTTGGGTCCTCCTCCTGAAGCTGTCATGTGACTGAGCCAGGCCCACCCACATCCCTCTCTCTGGGCACCACACCCCCATACTTTGAGGCTGAACCCCCCCTAACAGGTCACTCACCCAGGAAGCGGACAAGCCTCCGCAGCGGGGGGCTGAAGCGGCAGCAGGCCCCAGACACGATGGTGCTCTCCCCGATGATGGGGACGGCCGAGGGTGGGGCGGGGAAGAAGGCACGGGCCAGCTCCCCCAGCAGGATCTGGGGGCGAGAGCAGAGTGGCGTCCACCTGGCCTTGCAGCCCAGTCTCCCCCCCTACCCAGCCCTCCTGCCTCCTGGGAGGCCCTCCACTACCCCCCCGACCAAGGCCGACCTCCAGGTCTCACCGTGAGGGTGGGCCCAGCAGTGACCAGTGCGTAGATGAGGGCGGGGGGCGCCCGGCTGGCAGCCTCGGGCCCCGGGTAGGGCTTGGCGTAGGTGCTGTCATAGCAGAAGAATCCCTGGGCGTGCACGGGGAAGGTGTCTGTGAACTCCAGGCGGTAGGCGAGCAAAACTACGACGCCCAGCAGGACAGACTGCGCCAGACCAGGCGGGAAGAACAGAGAGACGGTCAGGCCCGAGCCCAGGCCAGggagacagaggcccagagaaatAGAGAGGAGGAGTTAGAAAGAGCGAGACAGAAAGtgggagatggagagagagagagagagacagggagaggtagggaaaaagacaaagaagggtcAGGGCTTAGGAGAATTGGTATTGgcacagagagaagagagagaagagacaggatggaggggagagagagagagagagaagaggtcaGGGCTAGGGCTCAGACCAGAGAGAGATACAAGTAAGGAGTGGCGTGGTGGAGAAACAttgacagagaaagaaataatataacaGTACAAGCAGAAGTAGCAACTACCACCCGTTTAACCCTTATGATGGGCTGGGCATCTACCTAAGCCTTTTCCATGTATTGACCCAACAGACCTAGGAGAAAGGGACtctagccccattttacaggtgaggaaactgaggctcaggatgTGAGGAAGATTGGAATCGAAGGGCTGCAGCAGCCAAGTCCAAGCCCATAACCACTTCTCTCTACAAAGGGGACCGCCATGGACACcccagagagacagggagaggctGCAGGAGCCAGGGAGACGGGAAATGGGCACAGCAGGGATCGGACACAGcccagggagagaggagagggacaTGGACAGAGAAAGGAGAACAGTGTACCcaccctgcccacccacccccagagcAAGGAGGGGCTGCTGAGTGTGTCCGGGGAGGTTGTGGGCCCCTCACCTCCACAAAGACAAAGCAGGGAATGATGGAGAAACTCCTCTTCAGCTGAGGTCTCCCTCCCGCCATGGTGAAGGCCAGGCCAGCGGACCGGGGCCGCTGGGGCGGGCCTAGCAGGAGAGAGGGGCGGGTCACTGAGGTCCTGGCCCCACCCCTGAGCCCTCTAACCACGCCCCCACCAATCCGGGGCCTGGACCCCTCCTCCTCCAGCCACCACAGGAGAGTCCAGCCCCAGGCCTTTGGGGAGGGACTCCCGGGCCCTCACACCCCACTAACCGGGATCCCCCCTTCCAGCTACATGGGGATTCCATCTCTGCCCCCCCAGCAAAAACTGGACCCCATTTTTCTCTGCCCCCACTATCAGAGAATCTCAAGCTCCCTGTGTGCCCCCCTCTGGGCCCTTCCCTCCAAGCGCCTCCCCCAAGGCCTCTCCATGGGgccccctctcctctccccatgGGCGGTGCATACCCATGCAGGCTGAGGGCCagaccctcctcctctctcccagctgcctctccctctcccctgccAGCCCCATCTGCCTCACAGCATCACACAGGGGCTATCccccctctacccccacccccaaagctaAACCCAGCCGGGAGCTGCAGCCCCCGCACCCACCCAATTCCCCTGGCTGACCTCACCAGTGAACGCGCCCTAGGGCTTCCCACAGGCCGCCGCCGTGCTGGCACACTCACAACCGCCTCTGGCGGCCAGCGGGGCAGGCACCCCCATGCtgcagacagggaaactgaggcctcgGCCAGCGAGGGTCAGCACTCCAGGTCCCATGCCCCATCTGCAGGACTCTCTATAGTGCGACAAGGGGTGGGGCGAGGGCTGTCAGTGATGTCCACCAGCCACCGCCCCCTCACTCCCCCAGAGACACAGCCACCCACGCCGGCACCCCCAGAGTACAAAACTCAGCCACAGCATCCATCCCAAGCAttacacacacgcgcgcacaagCATCCATCCGACCCACCAACGCGGCCTCAGGGCCTGCAGGCGGCTCATTCACACAGGTGCCGGCACCCCCAACACACAGAAGTGCACACTCGCACACGCACACGGCACAGCGTGCATGCAGCCCGGCACAGACACCCACACAGGATCATACCACACCCACGATCACAGGGACACACCAGGAGGCCCTCCGCACACCCCGCGACCACCACCAGGGACGGAGACTCGGAGCTGCCAACGCACTCAAGCGACACAGTAAAGGAAGAGGCAGCAAACACAGACGATGGGGGGGTCACTGAGCCGGTCACAGCGTCACACCCCCATCTCGAGCACTCAGTGACAGCCACACACTTCACCCGTCTCTTGTGCACAGTGACAGTCACGGAGAGACACAGTGCCATACACAACAACTGCCACAGGGCCACCGAGGGTGCACGCAGGGACTATGGCACAAGGCACACATAGAGCTACCAGGTCACGGAGAAAGGCACAGGAGCACAGACACAGGCTGGAACACACAGCcagtcacacacacatacacacacacaccacagccACCCAGTGACAGGCGTAGGCACACGACCATACGGACAGCAAAGACAGCCAAACAAATCCAGTGCTAGCAGCCACATCATGGACACACAGAGACAGCATCAGAGTGATACCCGCCACGAAGGCCACACAATCACAGTCGCAGGAGTCACATACATACACCACAGATACCCCAGAGTCACACAATCACAGCcagtacacagacacacacacgcacacacacagagcaaAGAAACCCCAGGAATCACACAATCACagccagtgcacacacacacagcacagacACCCCAGGAATCACACAATCACAGCCAATACGTACACACACATAGAACAGACACCCCAGTAACCACAATCACAGCCACACAACCACACAGTGACACCAATGACAACCACAACCACAGACAATACACAGAAACCCCAGAAACCACACAATCACAGCCACACGACAGTTACAACCGACACTGACACCCAATGACAGTCACACGATCACAGccagcacacacaaacacagcacAGATACCCCAGAAACCACACATTCACGGCCGCACAACGACACACAATGACAACCCCACACTCAGTCACTCCCAGCCAGCCTCACCGCCTTCGCTCGGCTCCTCCAGCCCGGGgcgccctccccctccccccccgcccccccagtcAGGTCCCGGAGCTCCAGCTCGCCGCCGCCCTCCCCCTTGATACCGCGGGACCCGACCCCGCGCGAGCCCAGGCCCCCGCCGGACACACCCGCCCACGGTCGCAAGCCCGGGAAAAGGGGGTGTAGGAGCGGCCCCAGCGCCAGCCCCCTCACCGGGTCGACGCCGCCGCCTCCTGAGCCCCGGTTGGGCCCGGCTGGCCCCGGCGCGGCGGGACAGACAGACGCGCGGCGGCCGAGATGGAGAAGCGGTGGGTCCCGGCCGGCTGCAGCGCGCAGACTCGGCGGCGGGAGGGGCGGGGCCTAGGCCGCCTTATTTGCATGAGCTCCCGCGGGGCGGGGCCTTGGATGAGGtaggggcggggcctgggggccTCATTCGCACAGTCCCGTGGGGCGGGGCCTCGCGGCGGCGCGATTGAGAAATCCGGGGCTGGGCTTCGGTTGCTCTTGGGGGCGGGGAGTTACTAGAAGAGTCTGGAGGGGATGAGCATTGGGGTGGAGAGGGAGGACCCTGGGGGGGGGTCTGAGGGGTAGAAGAAGGCGGGACTTCGGAGAGCGCCTATGGGCCGCGCACCCcaccctctctggacctcagtttccccatttggacAGTGGCTGTCTGGCCGCTGCTATCTGGACAGACTGATTCCCGACCTGGGTCCTTTACTCAATGTGACCTCACGCTGTCCCCTGACCCTAAGCCCACACAGCCCGATCGGCCCCTGGGGAGCAGTGGGGCGGTGTTCCCAGGCCCAGGAAGCAGCCGGAGCAACCAGGACGAGGGGTGCAGGAGGATCTCGGCtagtttattttctctctggagGGGTCTTCAGGGAGAGCAGTCCCGGCTGCTCAGGCTGTGGAGAGAGGGGGTTGGGGGTCAGGGGCTGGGCGCCCAGATGGGGAGCTGGGACGGTCCGAGGGTCCAGACTGGGAAATCAAGgcggccggggggggggggggcgcccgGGGGAGGGTCCCTACCTGGCGGGAAGGAGAGGCTTTTGGTGAAAGTTGGCTGCGAAGTGTCCGAGTCCGAGTCTGAGTCCCAGGAGGGGGGTGCGGGGCTCACGCACCGATGTCCCTTGTGACCTGCGGGAGGGACAGCTGGTGACTCTAACCCCTGGTCCATGTGCCCCCGAGGGGACCCTGAACAGGCGACCCCGGGTAAAGCCCCCGGTGACTCCTTACTGCGTCCCCAGAACACTGCTTAATGCGACCAGAGAGTAAGGCTCTCCAAATGCCACCCCCAGGGATGAACTGGGACGTGACCCCCCTAAAGCGAGGCTGCCCCCTCCTCACCCCCGAGTGACACTTGGCTCCCGTCACCCCCGAGGCTCGTGGCCCTGGGGCGGCCCTCAGGGGCCACGGCCAGGGTGTCGATGGAATTCTGCAGCACATGCACGGCAGACCTGCGGGGAGATGGGCAGAGGGGGTGTCCAGGAGcctgggagtgggggaagggcaggggcagggtggggctgaGGTGGGtcctgggaggggagggaggcatGGACTCAGGTGGGCTGCAGGTTTCTGGTGGTGGCTGCTTGGTCAGGTGGGGTTGGGGTGCAGTGGGGACAGATGAGGGTTGAGGGTCCTGCTGGGGACTGGGCATTACCATATGTCACTCAGCTCCTTCTGTAGATCATTTCTCCAAGAGCTACCGCCTCCCGCGGGCATCCCCTCAGTATCTGGCCAGGGAGGCATCTCACAGCCCTGCTGCTTTATCTTGGTCAGGacctggggaggggggagggggcagaggtaCATGAGGATGGTGTGGTGTGACCGCCCCCTCCAGAGCACCTGGCACCCGGCCCATACCCGCAGCTACCTGGCCTGGATGGCACGTGTCATTTCACCCATtacacagatgaggagactgaggcccagagaggggaagcgacttgcccagggtcacacagcagttCAGCATGCTCCAGTCTGACAGCAGAGTCTAGCTGTCCCAATCACCGTGGGGTCCCCAGCTCCTGCCTCCCCCTCCAACACCCACCTTGCGGCACTTCATTTGCGTCTTCCGCATCTTCTGGATGTTCATAAGATTCTCTGTGATCTCCTCCTCCTGCACCTCTGCGGAGCAAGGGGGCTCATGGGGCGGGGGATTGTAGGAGGACTCCTCACCCACTCCCGGCCTGGCTGGGGGGGGCTCCAGGCACTCACTGAGCTTCTGATAGATGAAGGTCACTTCCTCCCGAACCAGCTCCAGCTCCTCCCACAGGAACTTCTTGCTGAGGGGACATGGGGCCCCATCCAGACCCCGTATCTCCAGCCTCTGTCCCCTTCCCTGCAGTGCTTGCtcacccttcccctcctcctcccatcCCCCAGCCCCCAACTCCGAAATCCATCCTACCCTCCACCCTCCAAcctccctcccccagctccaCCTCTCCCCCAACTCCTGTCCCCCCCCTTCCCATACCCCTAGCCTCTcaccccctccagcctctccaccctGCAGCTTCTCCATCCCATCCCGAGCCTCCCCTCGTCTCATTCCCCAAGACTTCCAGTACCCTCTCCCTTACCCAGGCTTCCCGCCTCCCCTCCCCGACTTCCCtccacctgccccctgccctcgCCCACCTGTCCCGGACCTCCTGAGCCAGCAGCTGCAGGCAGCGGGCAGTGCGGGCCTGCTGCACCTCCTCGCTGTCCCGCAGCGTCTTCTGCAGCCCCTGCAGCCCTTGGGCCAGGGCCCCGTACAACTCCTGCCGGCCCTGCTCCAGGCCCCACTTGTGCAGCTCCTTCTGGGCCTGGCAGCTCATGGGGCTCAGCATCTCTGCAGGGACacgggggggtgggggtagggaatgcaGGGGCCCCTCGACTGAGCCCTGTCCCTACACCCAGACTCTCCCCAGCTACTCTCCCTCTGCCCTGCCCCAGGCTGACTCCACCAGGCCTGGCACCCAGCCTGACTTTGAGCCTGGGTGGGTCGTCACCTTCAAGCTGCTGGATCTTGATTTGCTGCAGGCAGCTCTCCTTCTCCAACATGGTCACTGAGTGGTTCAGGAACTCAAAAGCCTGAGGGTGGGGTTGGAGGTGGGGGATGGTCAGGCCTGAGGGTGGCA contains:
- the CCDC159 gene encoding coiled-coil domain-containing protein 159 isoform X1 gives rise to the protein MCDPLLAGLSRDPDYPVSCPCSASLPSNVCLATSKKCDKSWGSSPDQALDCRTIWARTAEPESLAPAEDMKPLETNCFKSKAKSTTMIPDSQKILRFELESLKNQLQAQAKAFEFLNHSVTMLEKESCLQQIKIQQLEEMLSPMSCQAQKELHKWGLEQGRQELYGALAQGLQGLQKTLRDSEEVQQARTARCLQLLAQEVRDSKKFLWEELELVREEVTFIYQKLKVQEEEITENLMNIQKMRKTQMKCRKVLTKIKQQGCEMPPWPDTEGMPAGGGSSWRNDLQKELSDIWSAVHVLQNSIDTLAVAPEGRPRATSLGGDGSQVSLGGHKGHRCVSPAPPSWDSDSDSDTSQPTFTKSLSFPPA
- the CCDC159 gene encoding coiled-coil domain-containing protein 159 isoform X2, yielding MGEHEQVLCGSSPDQALDCRTIWARTAEPESLAPAEDMKPLETNCFKSKAKSTTMIPDSQKILRFELESLKNQLQAQAKAFEFLNHSVTMLEKESCLQQIKIQQLEEMLSPMSCQAQKELHKWGLEQGRQELYGALAQGLQGLQKTLRDSEEVQQARTARCLQLLAQEVRDSKKFLWEELELVREEVTFIYQKLKVQEEEITENLMNIQKMRKTQMKCRKVLTKIKQQGCEMPPWPDTEGMPAGGGSSWRNDLQKELSDIWSAVHVLQNSIDTLAVAPEGRPRATSLGGDGSQVSLGGHKGHRCVSPAPPSWDSDSDSDTSQPTFTKSLSFPPA
- the CCDC159 gene encoding coiled-coil domain-containing protein 159 isoform X3 is translated as MSRCYVKPLETNCFKSKAKSTTMIPDSQKILRFELESLKNQLQAQAKAFEFLNHSVTMLEKESCLQQIKIQQLEEMLSPMSCQAQKELHKWGLEQGRQELYGALAQGLQGLQKTLRDSEEVQQARTARCLQLLAQEVRDSKKFLWEELELVREEVTFIYQKLKVQEEEITENLMNIQKMRKTQMKCRKVLTKIKQQGCEMPPWPDTEGMPAGGGSSWRNDLQKELSDIWSAVHVLQNSIDTLAVAPEGRPRATSLGGDGSQVSLGGHKGHRCVSPAPPSWDSDSDSDTSQPTFTKSLSFPPA